A stretch of the Betaproteobacteria bacterium genome encodes the following:
- a CDS encoding protein kinase: MSPAATLLKPGVPERIGKYPVLREIGQGATSRVFHARDTFANREVAIKVFVPPNTTDANALRRFQRVFLNESSLAGKLNHPHIAAIYDAVTEEHYTYIVMEYVAGGTLEQYCRADRLLPLEKAVEVIFKCNRALDYAFQHGVIHRDIKPANILVSNDTDIKLSDFGTALQECNTVTQLSGVGSPAYMSPEQIREEQLTHHTDIYSLGVVIYQLITGRLPFLGTNTASLTYQILNHEAPPLRTLRPEVPEPLERIVMRCLEKTRVGRYGSWIDLAKDLAGAFQALHVGGTNITDAEKFNSAKRLDFFRDFDDVQLWEVVRIATWRPVSRDTIVLREGDSGDSFFIVGRGEVEVSRGGTYLNTLYTGNCFGEMLYFSETTTRRTTTIRALSDGMVVEIRAAALLQASQGCQNQFNKAFVRILIDRISEAHAKLAAR, encoded by the coding sequence ATGAGCCCCGCCGCGACCCTCCTCAAGCCCGGTGTACCAGAGCGCATAGGCAAGTATCCCGTGCTGCGCGAGATCGGTCAGGGAGCGACGAGCCGCGTCTTCCACGCACGCGACACCTTCGCGAACCGCGAAGTCGCCATCAAGGTGTTCGTGCCGCCCAACACGACCGACGCCAACGCGCTGCGCCGCTTCCAGCGCGTGTTCCTGAACGAGTCCTCGCTCGCCGGCAAGCTCAATCATCCGCACATCGCCGCCATCTACGACGCAGTGACGGAAGAGCATTACACCTACATCGTGATGGAGTACGTGGCGGGCGGCACCCTCGAGCAGTACTGCCGCGCCGACCGGCTGCTGCCGCTGGAGAAAGCCGTCGAGGTGATCTTCAAGTGCAACCGCGCCCTGGATTACGCATTCCAGCACGGCGTCATTCACCGTGACATCAAGCCCGCCAACATCCTGGTGAGCAACGACACCGACATCAAGCTCTCGGACTTCGGCACGGCCTTGCAGGAATGCAACACGGTCACGCAGTTGAGCGGGGTCGGTTCCCCCGCCTACATGTCACCCGAGCAGATCCGCGAGGAGCAGCTCACGCACCACACTGACATCTATTCGCTGGGCGTGGTGATCTACCAGCTCATCACGGGGCGTCTGCCGTTCCTCGGTACGAACACGGCGAGTCTCACGTACCAGATCCTGAATCACGAGGCGCCGCCGCTGCGCACCCTGCGCCCGGAGGTGCCAGAGCCGCTCGAACGCATCGTGATGCGCTGCCTCGAGAAGACGCGCGTGGGCCGCTACGGCAGCTGGATCGATCTCGCCAAGGACCTGGCCGGCGCCTTTCAGGCCTTGCATGTCGGCGGCACGAACATCACCGACGCGGAGAAGTTCAACTCGGCCAAGCGCCTCGACTTCTTCCGCGACTTCGACGACGTGCAGCTGTGGGAAGTGGTGCGCATCGCAACCTGGCGACCGGTGTCGCGCGACACCATCGTGCTCCGGGAAGGCGACAGCGGCGACAGCTTCTTCATCGTCGGCCGCGGCGAAGTGGAAGTCTCGCGGGGCGGCACCTATCTCAACACGCTCTACACCGGCAACTGCTTCGGTGAAATGCTCTACTTCTCCGAGACCACCACGCGCCGCACCACCACCATTCGCGCGCTCTCCGACGGCATGGTCGTGGAGATCCGCGCCGCCGCCCTGCTGCAGGCCTCCCAGGGCTGTCAGAACCAGTTCAACAAGGCCTTCGTGCGCATCCTGATCGACCGCATCAGCGAAGCGCACGCCAAGCTCGCGGCGCGTTAG
- a CDS encoding EF-hand domain-containing protein, whose protein sequence is MALLLTLASATAGAALAQTAPAPAVPLPASVAASFKAADKDGDGTLDKSEAAAMPGLARRFDAIDTDHDGTVDLQELEAHHTQLMQRRADRVERRFKAADTDHDGKIDPSEAASWPGLAKRFNVVDTDKDGTVDLAEVKQALGKQKGLLLDAPNTLPPAAETGN, encoded by the coding sequence ATGGCCTTGCTGCTGACGCTCGCCTCTGCCACCGCTGGTGCCGCGCTCGCCCAGACCGCGCCGGCGCCGGCCGTACCCCTGCCCGCCAGCGTGGCGGCCAGTTTCAAGGCCGCCGACAAGGACGGTGACGGCACGCTGGACAAATCCGAGGCGGCCGCCATGCCCGGCCTTGCACGTCGATTCGACGCGATCGATACCGATCACGACGGCACCGTCGATCTGCAGGAACTGGAAGCACATCACACCCAGCTGATGCAGCGGCGCGCCGACCGTGTCGAACGCCGCTTCAAGGCGGCCGACACCGATCACGACGGGAAGATCGACCCGTCGGAGGCGGCCTCCTGGCCGGGGCTCGCCAAGCGCTTTAACGTGGTCGACACGGACAAGGACGGCACGGTCGATCTCGCCGAGGTGAAACAGGCTCTGGGAAAACAGAAGGGTCTCCTGCTGGACGCGCCGAACACCCTGCCGCCGGCCGCCGAAACGGGCAACTAA
- a CDS encoding multifunctional CCA addition/repair protein, producing the protein MKRYRVGGSVRDALLGLPVKDRDFVVVGSTPEEMMRLGFRPIGKDFPVFLHPDTHEEHALARTERKTAPGYKGFQFHTAPDVTLEADLARRDLTINAIAQDESGHIIDPFGGVADLEAGILRHVSPAFAEDPVRILRVARFAARFGFRVAPETFALMSEMVHNGEVEALVPERVWQELARGLMEDKPSRMFFTLRECGALARILPEVDALFGVPQRADFHPEVDTGVHTMMVIDYAAACGYGLQVRFAALTHDLGKATTPASLWPRHTGHEARSVELVRDLCERVRVPNDCRELALLSARYHGDVHRALELNPSTVLRMLEAVDAFRRRPRFDALLATCESDFRGRAGYRDAPYPQAERLRRALAAAQSVDAGELARHGGGAEAIRVRVHDARLAAIKQALRSELV; encoded by the coding sequence ATGAAGCGTTATCGCGTCGGCGGCTCGGTGCGAGACGCGCTGCTCGGCCTGCCGGTGAAGGACCGGGACTTCGTGGTCGTCGGCAGCACGCCGGAAGAGATGATGCGGCTGGGCTTCCGTCCGATCGGCAAGGACTTCCCGGTCTTCCTGCACCCCGACACGCATGAGGAGCACGCGCTCGCCCGCACCGAGCGCAAGACCGCGCCAGGCTACAAGGGCTTCCAGTTTCACACAGCGCCCGACGTCACGCTGGAGGCGGATCTCGCGCGCCGCGACCTCACCATCAACGCCATCGCGCAGGACGAGTCGGGACACATCATCGACCCGTTCGGCGGCGTCGCCGATCTCGAAGCCGGCATCCTGCGGCACGTGAGCCCGGCCTTTGCCGAGGACCCCGTGCGCATCTTGCGGGTGGCACGCTTCGCGGCGCGCTTCGGCTTCCGCGTCGCGCCCGAAACGTTCGCCCTCATGAGCGAGATGGTCCACAACGGCGAGGTCGAGGCGCTGGTTCCCGAACGCGTGTGGCAGGAGCTCGCGCGCGGCCTGATGGAGGACAAACCCTCGCGCATGTTCTTCACCCTGCGCGAATGCGGGGCGTTGGCGCGCATACTTCCTGAGGTCGACGCGCTGTTCGGCGTGCCGCAGCGGGCCGACTTCCATCCGGAGGTGGACACCGGCGTACACACCATGATGGTGATCGACTACGCGGCCGCATGCGGCTACGGCCTCCAGGTGCGTTTTGCCGCGCTCACGCACGATCTCGGCAAGGCAACCACACCTGCCAGCCTGTGGCCGCGCCATACCGGGCACGAGGCGCGCAGCGTCGAACTCGTACGGGACCTGTGCGAACGCGTCCGGGTGCCGAACGACTGTCGCGAGCTTGCGCTGCTGTCCGCGCGCTACCACGGCGACGTGCACCGCGCGCTGGAGTTGAATCCCTCGACCGTGCTCAGGATGCTGGAGGCCGTCGACGCGTTCCGCCGCCGGCCGCGCTTCGATGCCCTGCTCGCGACCTGCGAGTCGGATTTTCGCGGGCGCGCGGGCTATCGGGACGCACCGTACCCGCAGGCCGAACGCCTGCGCCGCGCGCTCGCCGCCGCGCAGAGTGTCGATGCCGGCGAGCTGGCCCGCCACGGAGGTGGCGCGGAGGCGATTCGCGTGCGGGTGCACGACGCCCGCCTCGCGGCGATCAAGCAGGCGCTGCGCTCCGAACTCGTCTGA
- a CDS encoding complex I NDUFA9 subunit family protein: protein MNLRSVCVIGGSGFVGSHVVALLAARGINVRVPTRYAEGAKALLVLPTVRVVEADVHDRSRLNELVSGCDAVINLVGILHERGVAGGFLRVHAELPRKIVAACRSEGVGRYVHMSALNADVNGPSAYLRSKGQGEAAVKEADHALAWTIFRPSVIFGRGDRFLNLFAQVLGLAPAVALGSPDARFQPIWVEDVARVFVDCILNDETVGASYDLCGPKVYTLRELVRSVGEITGNKRPVIGLGAGLSYLQAAVMEWLPAPVLTRDNYYSMKQDSVCGCPFPAVFGFAPAPIEAIVPRYLGHQDPRARYHDFRVRAGR from the coding sequence CTGAATCTCCGATCGGTTTGCGTCATCGGTGGCTCCGGTTTCGTCGGCAGCCACGTCGTCGCCCTGCTCGCCGCCCGCGGCATCAACGTCCGCGTGCCCACCCGCTATGCCGAAGGCGCAAAAGCGCTGCTGGTGCTGCCGACGGTCCGCGTCGTAGAGGCTGACGTCCACGACCGCTCCCGGCTGAACGAACTGGTGAGCGGCTGCGACGCCGTCATCAACCTGGTCGGCATCCTGCACGAACGGGGCGTGGCCGGTGGCTTCCTCCGCGTGCATGCGGAACTGCCCCGGAAGATCGTCGCTGCCTGTCGCAGTGAAGGCGTCGGCCGTTATGTCCACATGAGCGCGCTCAACGCGGACGTGAACGGACCGAGCGCCTACCTGCGCTCCAAGGGCCAGGGCGAGGCCGCGGTCAAGGAGGCGGACCATGCGCTGGCGTGGACGATCTTCCGGCCGTCGGTGATCTTCGGTCGCGGTGATCGCTTCCTCAATCTGTTCGCTCAGGTGCTCGGGTTGGCGCCGGCCGTGGCACTCGGCTCGCCGGACGCGCGCTTTCAGCCGATCTGGGTGGAGGACGTCGCACGTGTTTTCGTGGACTGCATTCTGAACGACGAAACCGTGGGTGCGAGCTACGACCTCTGTGGGCCGAAGGTCTACACGCTGCGCGAGCTGGTCAGGAGTGTCGGCGAGATCACCGGCAACAAGCGTCCGGTGATCGGGCTCGGAGCGGGTCTGTCCTATCTGCAGGCAGCCGTCATGGAATGGCTGCCCGCGCCGGTGCTCACGCGCGACAACTACTACTCGATGAAACAGGACAGCGTGTGCGGCTGCCCCTTCCCGGCGGTGTTCGGTTTCGCGCCGGCCCCCATCGAGGCCATCGTCCCGCGCTATCTCGGCCACCAGGATCCGCGCGCCCGCTATCACGACTTTCGCGTTCGCGCCGGCCGCTGA
- a CDS encoding transglycosylase SLT domain-containing protein: MIKAIIGCWLGLLAVTVAAGQDEDFITARNAFQANDRARLARVASGLQGYVLEPYVAYWQLKLDLDNASPEDVQAFLAKYGDSVVGERMRADYLKILATRGDWAQFKVLFPLVPSPDPETLCFAAQAGMRQGDLSGMAAVRPLWASGRELPAACTPVFEAMLAGGQLTTQDVWARMRLALEAGQVGLAKKLAGYLPPADSPDPKMLDAAADNPRRFLEQRAWGQNNRSGREVAMFALYRLARVSPQQAREQWLKIRGTFPVQEQRYVSSQIAYQAALRQDPQALVWFREAGARGQSDQQLGWYARMALRAQSWEDVLAATEAMSVREKQETSWRYWRGRAYKARGRAAEANQLFAPISTEQNFYGRLALEDLGEVVEAMPASYQPPKEDVDAMAQVPALKRSIALYRVDMRLDGIREWAWGTRGLDDGQLLAAAEVAKRYGVYDRAIATAEKTRSLHDFSVRYPLPFREAIRVSSRQVQLDEAWVYGLMRQESRFQSEVRSSAGAMGLMQLMPATAKWVAQRIGMANFQQSMVTDIETNIRLGTYYLRYVYDLLDSSPVLASAAYNAGPGRARQWRAATPMEGAIYAESIPLNETRDYVKKVLANAAYYAIQLKSQSHSLKERLGIVPARGAVAERSLGDTP; the protein is encoded by the coding sequence ATGATCAAGGCCATCATCGGCTGCTGGCTCGGCCTTCTGGCCGTCACCGTCGCAGCCGGCCAGGATGAAGACTTCATCACCGCGCGCAACGCGTTCCAGGCAAACGACCGGGCGCGCTTGGCGCGCGTCGCATCCGGGCTGCAGGGTTACGTGCTCGAACCCTATGTCGCCTACTGGCAGCTCAAGCTCGATCTCGACAACGCCAGTCCCGAGGACGTGCAGGCTTTTCTCGCCAAGTACGGCGACTCGGTCGTGGGCGAGCGGATGCGCGCCGACTACCTGAAGATCCTGGCCACCCGCGGCGACTGGGCGCAGTTCAAGGTGCTGTTCCCGCTGGTGCCGTCGCCCGATCCGGAAACGCTCTGCTTTGCGGCCCAGGCCGGCATGCGCCAGGGTGATCTCTCCGGAATGGCGGCGGTGCGGCCGCTGTGGGCCTCGGGCCGCGAGCTGCCGGCAGCGTGTACGCCAGTCTTCGAGGCGATGCTGGCGGGCGGTCAGCTCACCACGCAGGATGTCTGGGCGCGCATGCGCCTCGCGCTGGAGGCAGGCCAGGTGGGGCTCGCGAAGAAGCTCGCAGGCTACCTCCCCCCCGCGGACTCGCCCGACCCGAAGATGCTGGATGCCGCCGCCGACAATCCGCGTCGCTTCCTCGAACAGCGGGCGTGGGGTCAGAACAATCGCTCCGGGCGCGAGGTCGCGATGTTCGCGCTGTACCGGCTCGCACGGGTGTCGCCGCAGCAGGCGCGGGAACAGTGGCTGAAGATCCGCGGCACCTTTCCGGTGCAGGAGCAGCGCTACGTGAGCAGTCAGATCGCGTATCAGGCAGCGCTGCGGCAGGATCCGCAGGCGCTCGTCTGGTTCCGCGAGGCGGGTGCCCGCGGCCAGAGCGACCAGCAGCTCGGCTGGTATGCGCGCATGGCCCTGCGCGCGCAGTCCTGGGAAGACGTGCTCGCCGCGACGGAGGCCATGTCGGTCAGGGAAAAGCAGGAGACGAGCTGGCGCTACTGGCGGGGACGCGCCTACAAGGCACGGGGCCGCGCCGCCGAGGCAAACCAGCTGTTCGCCCCGATCTCCACCGAGCAGAACTTCTATGGCCGGCTTGCGCTGGAAGACCTGGGCGAGGTCGTCGAGGCAATGCCCGCCAGCTACCAGCCGCCGAAAGAGGATGTCGATGCGATGGCGCAGGTGCCGGCCCTCAAGCGGTCGATCGCGCTCTACCGGGTCGACATGCGGCTGGACGGCATCCGCGAATGGGCGTGGGGCACGCGCGGCCTCGACGACGGGCAGCTGCTCGCCGCCGCGGAGGTCGCCAAGCGCTACGGCGTCTACGACCGCGCCATCGCGACCGCCGAGAAGACGCGATCGCTGCACGATTTCTCGGTCCGCTATCCGCTCCCCTTCCGCGAGGCGATACGCGTCTCGTCGCGTCAGGTGCAGCTCGACGAGGCGTGGGTGTACGGGCTCATGCGTCAGGAGAGCCGGTTCCAGAGCGAGGTGCGCTCGAGCGCGGGCGCCATGGGGCTGATGCAGCTCATGCCGGCAACGGCGAAGTGGGTCGCCCAGCGCATCGGCATGGCCAATTTCCAGCAGTCGATGGTCACCGACATCGAGACCAACATCCGGCTGGGCACCTATTACCTGCGCTACGTCTACGACCTGCTGGACAGCAGCCCCGTGCTCGCTTCGGCCGCCTACAACGCCGGCCCCGGCCGTGCCCGCCAGTGGCGCGCGGCGACGCCGATGGAGGGCGCGATCTATGCCGAATCGATCCCGTTGAACGAGACCCGCGACTACGTCAAGAAGGTGCTTGCCAACGCGGCGTACTACGCCATTCAACTGAAGAGCCAGTCGCATTCGCTGAAGGAGCGGCTCGGCATCGTTCCCGCGCGCGGCGCGGTCGCCGAGCGCTCCCTGGGCGACACCCCCTGA
- the ilvA gene encoding threonine ammonia-lyase, biosynthetic, with protein sequence MKIDYLERILTARVYDVAVESPLEVAPNLSARLKNNVLLKREDAQQVFSFKLRGAFNKMARLPASALRRGVIAASAGNHAQGVALAAQRLGCRATIVMPATTPQIKVQAVVGRGARVVLFGDSYDEAYQHSQEIGKREKLTFVHPYDDPDVIAGQGTIAMEILHQHTGPIEAIFVAIGGGGLISGIAAYVKRLRPEIRVIGVEPADADAMYRSLQAGHRVRLAQVGLFCDGVAVKQVGEETFRLCRELVDEVLLVDTDAVCAAIKDVFEDTRSILEPAGALGVAGIKQYVARERLRNHTLVAIACGANMNFDRLRFVAESAELGEQREAILAVTIPERPGSFKKFCSLLGPRNITEFNYRYADAREAHVFAGVQVQDRKETARLVRLLEQHGFKSIDMSGNEMAKLHIRHMVGGHAPQAKNEIVYRFEFPERPGALMKFLDAMSKGWNISLFHYRNHGADYGRVLVGMQVPPEDKRAFRAFLDEVGYRYWDETGNPAYRLYLG encoded by the coding sequence ATGAAGATCGACTATCTCGAGCGGATTCTCACTGCTCGCGTGTACGACGTAGCCGTCGAGAGTCCTCTCGAAGTGGCGCCGAACCTGTCGGCGCGGCTCAAGAACAACGTGCTGCTCAAGCGCGAGGACGCGCAGCAGGTCTTCTCGTTCAAGCTGCGCGGCGCCTTCAACAAGATGGCGCGCCTGCCGGCGTCCGCACTCCGGCGCGGCGTGATCGCCGCATCCGCGGGCAATCACGCCCAGGGTGTCGCGCTCGCCGCGCAGAGGCTCGGCTGCCGCGCGACCATCGTCATGCCGGCCACCACGCCGCAGATCAAGGTGCAGGCGGTGGTCGGGCGCGGCGCGCGGGTGGTGCTGTTCGGCGATTCGTACGACGAGGCCTATCAGCACTCCCAGGAGATCGGGAAGCGCGAGAAGCTCACCTTCGTGCACCCGTACGACGATCCCGACGTGATCGCCGGACAGGGCACCATCGCCATGGAGATCCTGCACCAGCACACCGGACCGATCGAGGCCATCTTCGTGGCGATCGGCGGCGGCGGACTGATCTCCGGCATCGCCGCGTATGTCAAGCGGCTGCGCCCGGAGATTCGGGTGATCGGCGTCGAACCGGCGGACGCCGACGCCATGTACCGCTCGCTGCAGGCCGGGCATCGCGTGCGGCTCGCCCAGGTCGGGCTGTTCTGTGACGGCGTGGCGGTCAAACAGGTTGGCGAGGAGACCTTTCGCCTGTGCCGCGAGCTCGTCGACGAGGTGCTGCTCGTCGACACCGACGCCGTGTGTGCGGCGATCAAGGACGTGTTCGAGGATACCCGCTCGATCCTCGAGCCGGCGGGTGCGCTCGGCGTGGCGGGCATCAAGCAGTACGTCGCGCGCGAGCGGCTGCGCAACCACACGCTGGTCGCCATCGCCTGTGGCGCCAACATGAACTTCGACCGGCTGCGCTTCGTGGCGGAAAGCGCGGAACTCGGCGAGCAGCGCGAAGCGATTCTGGCCGTCACCATCCCCGAGCGGCCCGGCAGCTTCAAGAAGTTCTGCAGCCTGCTCGGCCCGCGCAACATCACCGAATTCAACTACCGCTATGCCGACGCGCGCGAGGCGCACGTCTTCGCCGGCGTGCAGGTGCAGGACCGCAAGGAGACGGCGCGCCTGGTGCGCCTGCTCGAACAGCACGGCTTCAAGTCCATCGACATGAGCGGCAACGAGATGGCGAAGCTGCACATCCGGCACATGGTCGGCGGCCACGCCCCGCAGGCGAAGAACGAGATCGTCTACCGCTTCGAGTTTCCGGAACGCCCCGGCGCGCTCATGAAGTTTCTCGACGCGATGAGCAAGGGCTGGAACATCAGCCTGTTCCACTACCGCAACCACGGCGCCGACTACGGGCGCGTTCTGGTGGGCATGCAGGTGCCGCCCGAGGACAAGCGCGCATTCCGTGCCTTTCTCGACGAGGTCGGCTACCGTTACTGGGATGAAACCGGCAACCCGGCGTATCGTCTCTACCTGGGCTGA
- the rpiA gene encoding ribose-5-phosphate isomerase RpiA, producing MSAADDLKRAVAEAAIAHVPAGGVVGVGTGSTANFFIDALGRMKQRVDAAVASSEASAARLRSVGIEVVDLNSVETLRVYVDGADEITRRLHMIKGGGGALTREKIVAQVAQTFVCIADESKLKGVLGRFPLPVEVIPMARALVAREMVKLGGVPRLREGFVTDNGNVILDVHDLAINDPVELEAFIDQIPGVVTNGLFARRGADVLLLGTAHGVDTLTVA from the coding sequence ATGAGCGCCGCCGACGATCTCAAACGCGCGGTCGCCGAGGCGGCCATCGCGCACGTGCCTGCGGGCGGTGTCGTCGGTGTCGGCACCGGCAGCACCGCCAACTTCTTCATCGACGCACTGGGCCGGATGAAGCAGCGCGTCGACGCCGCGGTGGCGAGTTCCGAGGCGAGCGCGGCCCGGCTCAGGTCGGTCGGCATCGAAGTGGTCGATTTGAACAGCGTCGAGACGCTGCGCGTGTATGTCGATGGCGCGGACGAGATCACGCGCCGGCTGCACATGATCAAGGGCGGCGGCGGCGCGCTCACGCGCGAGAAGATCGTCGCCCAGGTCGCGCAGACGTTTGTCTGTATCGCCGACGAAAGCAAGCTCAAGGGCGTGCTCGGCCGCTTTCCGCTGCCGGTCGAGGTGATCCCGATGGCGCGCGCGCTCGTCGCACGCGAGATGGTGAAACTGGGCGGTGTGCCGCGGCTGCGCGAAGGTTTCGTCACCGACAACGGCAACGTGATTCTCGACGTGCACGACCTCGCGATCAACGATCCCGTCGAACTCGAGGCGTTCATCGACCAGATTCCCGGGGTCGTCACCAATGGTCTCTTCGCGCGGCGCGGCGCCGACGTTCTGCTGCTTGGCACGGCGCACGGCGTCGACACGCTGACTGTGGCCTGA
- the phoU gene encoding phosphate signaling complex protein PhoU, with product MTGDHHTSKQYDAELEALRSRVLQMGGMVEQQIMRSIDAISSCNLALIEQIVADDHKVNALEVEMDDMCNHVIARRQPAAGDLRLIMAVVKTVTDLERIGDEAEKIARMAKLVCEVDRLHTPRFTEIRRMGDLALGMVRMALDAFARLDPSTATKVAREDMLLDEEFRAILRQLITFMMEDPRTISLCLEIVFAAKALERIGDHAKNISEYVIFLVKGKDVRHTTVEQLEREALS from the coding sequence ATGACCGGCGATCACCATACTTCGAAGCAGTACGACGCGGAACTGGAGGCGCTGCGCTCGCGCGTCCTGCAGATGGGCGGGATGGTGGAGCAGCAGATCATGCGCTCGATCGACGCAATATCCTCCTGCAACCTCGCGCTCATCGAGCAGATCGTCGCCGACGACCACAAGGTGAATGCGCTGGAGGTCGAGATGGATGACATGTGCAACCATGTCATCGCGCGCCGGCAACCGGCGGCCGGCGATCTGCGGCTCATCATGGCAGTGGTGAAGACGGTGACCGATCTGGAGCGCATCGGCGACGAGGCCGAGAAGATCGCGCGCATGGCCAAGCTCGTCTGCGAGGTCGATCGCCTGCACACGCCCCGCTTCACCGAGATCCGCCGCATGGGCGATCTCGCGCTCGGCATGGTCCGCATGGCGCTGGATGCCTTCGCCCGTCTCGATCCCTCGACCGCGACCAAGGTGGCGCGCGAGGACATGCTGCTCGACGAGGAGTTCCGCGCGATCCTGCGCCAGCTCATCACCTTCATGATGGAGGATCCGCGCACGATCTCGCTCTGCCTCGAGATCGTCTTCGCGGCGAAGGCGCTCGAGCGCATCGGCGACCACGCCAAGAACATCTCCGAATACGTCATCTTTCTGGTGAAGGGCAAGGACGTGCGCCATACCACGGTCGAGCAGCTCGAACGGGAAGCGCTGAGCTAG
- the ppx gene encoding exopolyphosphatase: MPGYSSIAAVDLGSNSFRLQVAKVIEDRIYPLDALSEKVRLAAGLTPEKYLDEASQERALDCLRRFGERIRGLDRHAVRAVGTNSLRVAKNAAQFVRRAELALGFPIDVVAGREEARLIYLGVVHSLPPSNARRLVADIGGGSTEFIIGAGLEPRKLESLYMGCVSHSLRYFPSGKVTKGNFAKAELAARGELEVIAAEFSAGNWQQAIGSSGTARAIAEILQLNGWGSGDITAKGLDHLRASLLKAGDINTISLPGLRPDRVPVLLGGFAIMAAIFAELQVKRMTVATGAMREGILYDLVGRFHHRDLRDGTVQQFMRRYHVDAGHAGRVERLAVDFFEQIASTAKLDVENHEQMLRWAARLHEVGLAIAHSGYHKHSDYILRNADMPGFSRMEQAHLGLIVLGHRGGLKKMQGLLDGPERLLPTLALRLAALFYRSRVGVTPPDIRLTVAGQRIEIALDEGWLAEHPLTAAALENEIAEWKTLGIRLAIVPIRASVPSAAVAG, encoded by the coding sequence ATGCCCGGCTACTCCAGCATCGCCGCCGTCGACCTCGGCTCGAACAGTTTCCGGCTGCAGGTCGCGAAGGTCATCGAGGACCGCATCTATCCGCTCGACGCACTGAGCGAGAAGGTTCGGCTCGCGGCGGGACTCACCCCGGAAAAGTACCTCGACGAAGCATCGCAGGAGCGCGCGCTCGACTGCCTGCGCCGCTTCGGCGAGCGCATCCGCGGCCTCGACCGGCATGCGGTGCGCGCGGTCGGCACCAACTCCCTGCGCGTCGCCAAGAACGCGGCGCAGTTCGTGCGCCGCGCGGAACTCGCGCTGGGCTTCCCGATCGACGTGGTGGCGGGGCGCGAAGAGGCGCGCCTGATCTACCTCGGCGTTGTCCACAGCCTGCCGCCGTCGAATGCAAGGCGCCTGGTGGCGGACATCGGCGGCGGCTCCACGGAGTTCATCATCGGCGCCGGGCTCGAACCGCGCAAGCTCGAAAGCCTGTACATGGGGTGCGTGAGCCACAGTCTCCGCTACTTTCCTTCCGGCAAGGTCACGAAGGGCAATTTCGCCAAGGCGGAACTCGCGGCGCGCGGCGAACTCGAGGTCATCGCCGCCGAGTTCTCCGCCGGCAACTGGCAGCAGGCCATCGGATCCTCGGGGACGGCGCGCGCCATCGCCGAGATCCTGCAGCTGAACGGCTGGGGCTCGGGCGACATCACGGCCAAGGGGCTCGACCACCTGCGCGCCTCCCTGCTCAAGGCGGGCGACATCAACACGATCTCCCTGCCGGGCTTGCGGCCCGACCGGGTGCCCGTGCTGCTCGGCGGCTTCGCCATCATGGCGGCCATCTTTGCCGAGCTCCAGGTGAAGCGCATGACGGTCGCCACCGGCGCCATGCGCGAAGGCATCCTCTACGATCTGGTCGGCCGTTTTCACCATCGCGACCTGCGCGACGGAACGGTGCAGCAGTTCATGCGGCGCTATCACGTCGACGCTGGACATGCCGGGCGCGTGGAGCGACTGGCGGTCGACTTCTTCGAACAGATCGCCAGCACCGCGAAGCTCGATGTCGAGAACCACGAGCAGATGCTGCGCTGGGCTGCGCGCCTGCACGAAGTCGGCCTCGCCATCGCGCACTCGGGGTACCACAAGCATTCCGACTACATCCTGCGCAACGCCGACATGCCCGGCTTTTCGCGCATGGAACAGGCGCACCTCGGCCTGATCGTGCTCGGCCACCGCGGCGGACTCAAGAAGATGCAGGGACTGCTCGACGGCCCCGAACGACTGCTGCCGACGCTCGCCCTGCGGCTGGCCGCCCTCTTCTATCGCTCGCGCGTCGGCGTCACGCCGCCCGACATCCGGCTCACGGTCGCCGGGCAGCGGATCGAGATCGCGCTCGACGAGGGCTGGCTGGCGGAGCATCCGCTCACTGCCGCCGCGCTGGAGAACGAGATCGCCGAGTGGAAGACTCTCGGCATCAGGCTCGCCATCGTGCCGATCCGCGCGAGCGTACCGAGCGCTGCAGTCGCCGGCTGA